From a single Aureibacillus halotolerans genomic region:
- a CDS encoding bifunctional GNAT family N-acetyltransferase/carbon-nitrogen hydrolase family protein: MTDRIDLSQYEKHIEVRQITLNDIDQIIALQNLCFPGMEPWTRAHLESHIETFPAGQLCVDMDGEIIGSTSSLVINFDEYDDRHTWDEITDEGYISNHNPDGYNLYGIEVMVHPKYRRMKIGRRLYEARKELARQLNLKSIILGGRIPRYHEFANHYSPRQYVEEVMSHNIHDPVLTFQLMNGFSVMRINPHYLPDDKASMRYATLMEWNNIEYVQKSRRHFKTSLPVRICVIQYMMKRISSFEEFAQQVEYYTDVAADYGSDFAVFPEIFTTQLMSFLDEKHPSQAIRRLTEYTEDYIQLFTALAVKYNVNIVGGSHFVEEGDKIYNIAYLFRRDGTIEKQYKIHVTPNERKWWGIAPGDAIRVFDTDCGKVAIQICYDIQFPELARIATDRGANIIFVPFCTDDRQGYLRVRYCSQARAVENQVYVVTAGTVGNLSQVENMDIQYAQSAIFSPSDFEFARDGVVAECNPNIETIVVGDVDLEVLRRQRKSGTVRNIQDRRHELFKVTYTPPSKN; encoded by the coding sequence ATGACTGACCGCATAGATTTATCCCAATATGAAAAACATATCGAGGTTCGCCAAATTACGTTGAATGACATTGATCAGATTATTGCCCTTCAGAATCTTTGCTTTCCGGGCATGGAACCGTGGACACGTGCTCATTTAGAAAGTCATATTGAAACCTTTCCTGCCGGACAGCTATGCGTAGATATGGATGGGGAGATTATCGGCTCTACTTCAAGCTTAGTGATTAACTTCGATGAATACGATGACCGCCATACGTGGGACGAAATTACGGATGAAGGGTATATCTCCAACCACAATCCAGATGGCTATAACTTATATGGTATTGAAGTCATGGTTCATCCAAAATACCGACGAATGAAAATAGGACGTCGCCTCTATGAAGCCCGTAAAGAACTGGCACGACAACTAAATCTAAAAAGCATCATCCTTGGTGGACGCATACCGCGATACCACGAGTTTGCTAATCACTACAGCCCACGGCAATATGTGGAGGAAGTGATGTCACATAACATTCATGACCCAGTCCTGACTTTCCAGTTAATGAATGGATTTTCTGTGATGCGTATTAACCCTCACTACTTGCCTGATGATAAGGCATCGATGCGTTATGCGACCTTAATGGAATGGAACAACATTGAATATGTACAAAAAAGCAGACGGCATTTTAAAACGTCTTTGCCTGTGCGCATATGTGTCATTCAGTATATGATGAAGCGAATTTCAAGCTTTGAAGAGTTTGCGCAGCAAGTGGAGTATTATACAGACGTCGCTGCTGACTATGGGTCCGACTTTGCGGTGTTCCCAGAAATCTTCACGACGCAGCTTATGTCCTTTTTGGATGAAAAACATCCGAGCCAAGCGATTCGTCGTTTAACGGAATACACAGAGGATTACATTCAGCTCTTTACAGCACTTGCCGTTAAGTACAACGTCAATATTGTTGGTGGTTCTCATTTTGTGGAAGAAGGCGACAAGATATACAACATTGCCTATCTCTTCCGTAGGGACGGGACAATTGAAAAGCAATATAAAATTCATGTGACACCGAATGAGCGAAAATGGTGGGGCATTGCACCTGGAGATGCAATTCGTGTGTTTGATACGGATTGTGGAAAAGTCGCCATTCAAATTTGCTATGACATTCAATTTCCTGAGCTTGCCCGCATTGCCACCGATCGTGGAGCAAATATTATTTTCGTGCCCTTTTGTACAGACGACCGACAAGGCTATTTGCGCGTCAGGTATTGTTCGCAGGCGCGCGCTGTCGAAAACCAAGTGTATGTTGTCACCGCAGGGACTGTAGGTAACCTTTCTCAAGTTGAAAACATGGACATTCAGTACGCACAGTCGGCCATTTTTTCCCCATCTGATTTTGAATTTGCGCGGGATGGTGTGGTTGCAGAGTGCAATCCAAATATTGAGACCATCGTTGTTGGTGATGTCGACCTTGAGGTGCTACGTAGACAGCGCAAATCAGGAACGGTGAGAAATATCCAAGACCGTCGCCATGAGTTGTTTAAAGTGACGTATACACCACCATCAAAAAACTAA
- a CDS encoding GlsB/YeaQ/YmgE family stress response membrane protein, producing MAFLWSLIVGGIIGWLASLIVGKNVPGGIIGNILAGFVGAWLGDLVLGDIGPVIGGFSIVSALLGAIVFVLILSAILRGTRRRA from the coding sequence ATGGCCTTTTTATGGTCTCTCATTGTTGGTGGTATTATTGGATGGCTTGCATCATTGATTGTAGGTAAAAATGTCCCTGGTGGCATTATCGGTAACATATTGGCAGGTTTTGTAGGTGCTTGGCTTGGCGATCTTGTACTTGGCGACATTGGGCCTGTCATTGGTGGTTTTTCAATTGTCTCTGCACTGCTTGGCGCCATCGTGTTTGTGCTAATTTTAAGTGCGATTTTACGAGGCACTCGCAGAAGAGCGTAA
- the yhbH gene encoding sporulation protein YhbH, producing MISQEDWSLHRKGHDDQMRHQEKVKEAIKNNLPDLITEENIIMSNGKDVVKIPIRSLDEYRIRYNHDKNKHVGQGDGDSQVGDVIGRDGSAKKDTGAGQGAGDQPGEDFYEADVSIADLEEVLFKELELPNLEEKEEKEEIIEDIAFTDIRKTGLMGNIDKKRTMMQAFKRNALKGTPSFQPIFPEDLRFKTWDEIIKPDSKAVVLAMMDTSGSMGLWEKYMARSFFFWMTRFLRTKYETVEIAFIAHHTQAKVVSEEDFFQKGESGGTICSSAYSKALELIDEKYSPSMYNIYPFHISDGDNLTSDNARCVKLVNELMDVSNMFGYGEVNQYQRHSTLMNVYRNIDHPKFLHYVLKRKADVFPAMKHFFHDRQLQQQA from the coding sequence ATGATCTCCCAGGAAGATTGGTCACTCCACCGAAAAGGCCATGATGATCAGATGCGCCATCAGGAAAAGGTCAAAGAAGCAATTAAAAACAATTTGCCTGATTTAATCACTGAGGAAAACATCATCATGTCGAACGGGAAGGACGTTGTCAAGATTCCAATTCGTTCACTGGACGAATACCGCATTCGATACAACCATGACAAAAACAAGCACGTTGGCCAAGGTGATGGGGACAGTCAAGTGGGCGATGTCATTGGTCGTGATGGGTCCGCAAAAAAGGATACCGGTGCTGGCCAAGGCGCAGGGGATCAGCCAGGAGAAGATTTCTATGAAGCTGATGTGTCCATTGCTGACCTAGAGGAGGTTTTATTTAAAGAGCTCGAGCTACCGAATCTGGAGGAAAAGGAAGAGAAAGAGGAAATTATTGAGGATATCGCTTTTACAGATATTCGCAAAACCGGACTTATGGGAAACATTGATAAAAAACGTACGATGATGCAAGCTTTTAAACGAAATGCCCTAAAGGGAACGCCATCGTTTCAGCCTATTTTTCCAGAAGATTTGCGCTTTAAGACGTGGGATGAAATCATTAAGCCTGATTCAAAAGCTGTCGTGCTTGCCATGATGGATACAAGCGGGTCCATGGGGCTTTGGGAGAAGTATATGGCACGCAGCTTCTTTTTCTGGATGACACGGTTTTTACGCACTAAATACGAAACCGTTGAAATTGCCTTTATCGCCCATCACACACAAGCAAAAGTCGTATCAGAAGAGGATTTCTTTCAAAAAGGGGAAAGCGGTGGCACCATTTGTTCCTCAGCTTACTCAAAAGCGCTCGAACTGATCGATGAAAAATACTCACCGTCCATGTACAATATTTATCCCTTTCATATTTCTGATGGCGACAACCTCACATCCGATAACGCACGTTGTGTAAAACTCGTGAATGAACTCATGGACGTGTCCAACATGTTTGGGTATGGTGAAGTTAACCAGTACCAACGCCACTCCACCTTGATGAACGTCTATCGCAATATCGATCACCCAAAGTTTCTACACTATGTACTAAAACGAAAAGCAGACGTCTTCCCTGCGATGAAGCATTTCTTTCATGATCGGCAACTGCAGCAACAAGCATAA
- a CDS encoding YtxH domain-containing protein, which yields MSFSNKQKVFVGIVVGGAAGLAFALKEQQTRKHFVDNTNRMKNSTMQLLHEVRANPSHYSEQFRQSLTELSELVRNSTSDVKEAVAKLSDAKEHTLRAASIVKDTGSDLRQVGQSLQEGTKELKEDIETTHNGKPTPKIEAVREPAPL from the coding sequence ATGTCATTCTCTAATAAACAAAAAGTATTCGTAGGTATAGTCGTTGGCGGAGCTGCTGGGTTGGCTTTCGCTTTAAAAGAACAGCAAACACGCAAGCACTTCGTGGATAATACGAATCGTATGAAGAATTCAACGATGCAGCTTTTACATGAGGTGCGGGCAAACCCATCACATTACTCAGAACAATTCCGCCAAAGCCTCACGGAGCTATCCGAACTTGTGAGGAATTCGACAAGCGATGTCAAAGAGGCGGTGGCAAAGCTTTCGGATGCGAAGGAGCATACGTTACGAGCAGCATCGATTGTGAAAGATACGGGGTCTGACTTAAGGCAAGTTGGGCAATCGTTGCAAGAAGGAACGAAAGAGCTGAAAGAAGATATTGAAACTACACATAACGGCAAGCCAACACCTAAAATTGAGGCGGTGCGAGAGCCTGCTCCATTATAA
- a CDS encoding phospho-sugar mutase, with the protein MESWQQNLSRWTSHPRLDDQIKAELQEKADDEQWLIDGFYTNLAFGTGGMRGEIGPGTNRMNVYTVRKASYGLAQFVKKNATEPKVVIAYDSRHFSPEFSLEAAKVLGTEGVQVFLFEALRPTPMLSFAVRHLNADAGIVMTASHNPPEYNGFKVYGNDGGQLPPHPAEALVKEVNSVEDELQIEVKSEDYLRQQGLLNFIGTDIDEAYTKALSQIALQPSLYTAGIPLSVVYTPLHGTGLLPFTQSMKTLGFEALHIVEEQAIADGDFPTVSSPNPEEHAAFEMAISVGDRVDADLLIATDPDADRVGLAVKNDTGEFQVLTGNQTGALLLEYVLQQRKTQGVLPANGIVMKTIVTSELGRAIADSYGLTTEDTLTGFKFIGEKINQYNASKEFQFQFGYEESYGYLIDDLARDKDAIQASVMAVEMALHYKQQGKTLYDALQELFQRYGWYKEGLTSVTRKGKRGAEDIEQLMHLFREQPPETIAGMRVEAIEDYAQKEVRNLMTDTTEPIQLPASNVLKYRLADEAWFCLRPSGTEPKVKFYFGVKEISEDKAVSKLQAIEEDVMALVKTRM; encoded by the coding sequence ATGGAGAGTTGGCAGCAAAATTTAAGTCGGTGGACCTCACATCCACGATTAGATGATCAAATTAAAGCAGAACTGCAGGAAAAAGCGGATGATGAGCAATGGCTTATTGATGGATTCTACACGAATTTAGCCTTTGGCACTGGCGGTATGAGAGGCGAGATTGGTCCAGGAACAAATCGCATGAATGTGTATACAGTCCGAAAGGCTTCGTATGGCTTAGCGCAATTTGTGAAAAAGAATGCCACAGAGCCAAAAGTCGTCATTGCCTATGATTCAAGGCATTTCTCGCCAGAGTTTTCGCTTGAAGCTGCAAAAGTACTCGGGACTGAAGGCGTTCAAGTGTTTTTATTCGAAGCCTTACGTCCAACCCCAATGCTATCCTTTGCTGTTCGTCATTTGAATGCGGATGCAGGCATCGTCATGACGGCGAGTCATAACCCACCAGAATACAACGGCTTTAAAGTCTATGGGAATGATGGAGGACAGCTTCCCCCTCATCCTGCAGAGGCCCTTGTCAAAGAGGTAAATTCGGTGGAGGACGAGTTGCAGATCGAGGTTAAGAGTGAAGACTATTTACGTCAGCAAGGGCTTTTGAATTTCATTGGAACCGACATTGATGAGGCGTACACGAAGGCCCTTTCACAAATCGCACTGCAGCCGTCCTTGTACACGGCGGGAATTCCACTGTCCGTCGTTTACACACCGCTACATGGCACAGGATTACTACCTTTTACACAAAGTATGAAGACGTTAGGTTTTGAGGCCCTTCACATTGTTGAGGAGCAGGCGATAGCAGATGGTGATTTTCCAACTGTATCTAGTCCAAATCCTGAAGAGCACGCCGCCTTTGAGATGGCCATATCTGTTGGCGATCGTGTCGACGCAGATTTGCTCATTGCTACGGATCCGGATGCCGACCGCGTTGGACTGGCAGTGAAAAACGACACTGGAGAATTTCAAGTGCTGACGGGGAATCAAACAGGAGCTCTTCTATTAGAGTATGTGCTCCAACAACGCAAAACCCAAGGAGTGCTTCCAGCCAATGGCATCGTCATGAAAACGATCGTAACGTCAGAGCTTGGCCGGGCCATTGCTGATTCTTACGGATTGACGACGGAAGACACGCTGACAGGATTCAAATTTATCGGGGAAAAAATAAATCAATATAACGCATCGAAAGAATTTCAGTTCCAATTTGGATATGAAGAAAGCTACGGATATTTAATTGATGATTTGGCTAGGGATAAGGATGCCATTCAAGCGAGCGTGATGGCAGTAGAGATGGCCTTGCATTATAAACAGCAAGGAAAAACGTTGTATGATGCCTTACAGGAGCTCTTTCAACGATACGGCTGGTATAAAGAAGGTCTTACCTCTGTTACTAGAAAAGGCAAAAGAGGTGCAGAGGACATTGAGCAGCTTATGCATCTGTTTCGTGAGCAACCACCTGAAACCATCGCAGGAATGCGCGTAGAAGCCATTGAAGATTATGCACAAAAAGAAGTGCGGAATCTAATGACCGATACGACCGAGCCGATTCAATTGCCCGCATCCAATGTATTGAAATACCGTTTGGCTGATGAGGCCTGGTTTTGTTTGCGTCCATCAGGAACAGAGCCAAAAGTTAAATTTTATTTTGGTGTAAAAGAAATAAGTGAAGACAAAGCAGTGTCGAAGCTACAAGCCATTGAAGAGGATGTAATGGCGCTTGTCAAAACACGTATGTAA
- a CDS encoding TerC family protein encodes MDVTLLLEYGWVLLVIIGLEGILAADNALVMAIMVKHLPEKQRKKALFYGLAGAFVFRLASLFIISFLVDVWQVQALGAAYLLFLAFNHIFRKYVKSKQEKDKTKKESGFWMTVFKVELADIAFAVDSILAAVALALTLPDSGLGTFGGMDAGKFLIIFLGGLSGVIIMRFAANLFVNLLHRKPGLETAAFAIVGWVGVKLLVLTLAHPAIGVLDSDFAHSTGWKTTFWIVLVGIAAAGWFLSKDNKEEPHVATDKEEKVVEEEEEVIEEQMTPGNDDETENKDRDR; translated from the coding sequence ATGGATGTTACATTGCTACTCGAGTACGGTTGGGTATTGCTTGTCATTATTGGTCTGGAAGGTATATTAGCTGCAGACAATGCGCTTGTTATGGCCATAATGGTAAAGCATCTCCCAGAAAAACAACGTAAGAAAGCTTTATTTTATGGACTTGCTGGGGCATTTGTCTTCAGGTTGGCTTCTTTGTTTATTATTTCGTTTTTGGTTGACGTATGGCAGGTGCAAGCCCTCGGTGCAGCGTATCTGTTGTTTCTAGCATTTAACCATATTTTCCGAAAATATGTTAAATCCAAGCAAGAGAAAGATAAAACAAAAAAAGAATCGGGCTTTTGGATGACGGTCTTCAAAGTAGAGCTTGCAGATATTGCGTTTGCTGTTGACTCTATCTTGGCAGCGGTAGCTCTTGCACTCACTCTTCCAGACTCTGGATTAGGCACGTTTGGTGGTATGGATGCTGGTAAATTCCTTATTATCTTTTTAGGTGGTTTATCAGGGGTCATCATCATGCGATTTGCTGCGAACTTGTTTGTCAATTTGCTTCACAGAAAACCCGGATTGGAAACGGCAGCTTTTGCCATTGTTGGTTGGGTCGGGGTTAAATTGCTCGTTCTTACGCTTGCGCATCCAGCTATTGGTGTTCTTGATTCGGATTTTGCTCATAGCACAGGCTGGAAAACTACGTTTTGGATTGTCCTTGTCGGTATAGCAGCAGCTGGTTGGTTCCTCTCTAAAGATAACAAAGAAGAGCCGCATGTAGCGACAGACAAGGAAGAAAAAGTCGTTGAAGAAGAAGAAGAAGTCATTGAGGAACAGATGACACCAGGAAATGACGATGAAACAGAAAATAAAGATCGAGATCGATAA
- a CDS encoding D-alanyl-D-alanine carboxypeptidase family protein: MYQIEGHSWEGRTLVLHLSIDKVEFGQDIETTDSKSTGWLASVKSYVKEHLPGQGSESVKVMLGPLMLANLPADTLGMRMPLSQHKAKLTNLHYRWGRSSDRMDMAEDFGVDLHVLEGATENELITIPVQLYQRPYQLPVKQEWTFTFRESGMTREIRQRMSKCPLREEMKILPDTRKLRLMYQLPYEVRLGDRNTGVEALQEAFHVCGLQCPVTGTFDEATAAACEDWKASSGFSHTGVAFGPIHRDAMIQRLLQTAVHLKGNEPTPLLVNSWNRLERTAKPTDLIKLGVDITGEHWLTSQTAHALHRWMEEARKRGLQMTLQKAYRSGDIQHLAYREALTRNKMTPCKAPGESEHQTGEAIDIMPLDEEDKGWIQATAARHGFTLRYPEGKEAWTGQPGEAWHFRYVGKDIADVLKQNNWVLEQWWLYQVFGREPFNDL, translated from the coding sequence ATGTATCAAATTGAGGGGCACTCTTGGGAAGGAAGGACGCTTGTTTTGCATCTTAGCATTGACAAGGTTGAATTTGGTCAGGACATTGAGACGACGGACAGCAAATCAACGGGGTGGCTGGCGAGCGTGAAGTCTTACGTAAAGGAGCATCTTCCAGGGCAAGGATCGGAGTCGGTGAAGGTAATGCTTGGTCCTTTAATGCTTGCCAACCTTCCGGCGGACACACTCGGAATGAGAATGCCACTTAGCCAGCATAAAGCGAAGCTAACGAACCTTCACTATCGGTGGGGAAGAAGTAGCGACCGTATGGATATGGCTGAAGACTTTGGTGTGGACCTGCATGTTCTTGAAGGTGCAACAGAAAACGAGTTGATCACGATCCCCGTCCAACTGTATCAACGTCCATACCAGCTGCCAGTTAAGCAGGAGTGGACATTTACTTTTCGAGAAAGCGGGATGACACGTGAAATTCGACAACGTATGTCGAAATGCCCTCTGAGAGAGGAAATGAAGATTCTCCCAGACACAAGAAAATTACGCCTTATGTATCAATTGCCCTATGAAGTGAGGCTTGGCGACCGAAACACGGGTGTTGAAGCACTCCAAGAAGCGTTTCACGTGTGTGGTCTGCAATGTCCAGTAACAGGGACGTTTGATGAAGCAACAGCGGCTGCTTGTGAGGATTGGAAGGCGAGTTCAGGTTTTTCTCATACGGGGGTCGCTTTTGGACCCATTCATCGAGATGCCATGATTCAGCGATTGCTGCAAACCGCGGTGCACTTAAAAGGGAACGAACCAACGCCCCTCCTTGTGAACAGTTGGAATCGTCTAGAAAGAACAGCGAAGCCAACGGACTTAATCAAGCTTGGCGTCGACATTACTGGTGAGCACTGGCTGACATCACAAACCGCGCATGCATTGCATCGATGGATGGAGGAAGCGAGAAAACGCGGTCTGCAAATGACACTTCAAAAGGCCTATCGTTCAGGGGATATCCAGCACTTGGCTTACAGAGAAGCCTTGACACGAAACAAAATGACTCCATGTAAAGCGCCTGGTGAAAGTGAGCACCAAACGGGTGAAGCCATCGACATCATGCCTCTAGATGAAGAGGATAAAGGCTGGATTCAAGCAACAGCGGCTCGGCATGGATTCACGCTTCGCTATCCAGAAGGTAAAGAGGCTTGGACAGGGCAACCTGGGGAAGCATGGCATTTTCGTTATGTTGGCAAAGACATTGCCGATGTGCTCAAGCAAAACAATTGGGTCTTGGAGCAATGGTGGCTGTATCAAGTATTCGGCAGAGAGCCATTCAATGACCTATAG
- a CDS encoding PrkA family serine protein kinase — translation MSILRKIEAYRERENELEWEGTFAEYLEIVKQRPEVAQTAHSRIYNMIKDAGITEKEGKKHYHFFDNHLFGVEEALERLVEEYFHPSAKRLDVRKRILLLMGPVSGGKSTLVTLLKRGLEHYSRTDSGAVYAIKGCPMQEDPLHLIPQHLREDFYDEYDIRIEGNLSPLNLMRLEQEYEGKIEDVRVERVLLSEDKRKGVGTFSPSDPKSQDIADLTGSIDFSTIAEYGSESDPRAYRFDGELNKANRGLMEFQEMLKCDEKFLWHLLSLTQEGNFKAGRFALISADEMIVAHTNETEYKTFIGNKKNEALQSRMIVMPMPYNLKLDEEEKIYEKMIRESDMAHVHIAPHTLKVAAMFTTLTRLKESTKSGADSLKKMKLYNGEEVEGFNQIDLEELQKEFPDEGMDGIDPRYVINRISSCIIRKDVPVLNALDVLRSIKDGLYNHASISQDDRERYLNFISVARKEYDDIAKKEVQKAFVYSYEESAKTLMDNYLDNVEAFCNKNKLRDLLTGEEMNPDEKLMRSIEEQIGISENAKKSFREEILIRISAYARKGKKFDYNSHERLREAIQKKLFADLKDVVKITTSTKTPDEQQLKKINNVIDRLTEEHGYNSTSANDLLRYVGSLLNR, via the coding sequence ATGAGCATACTGAGGAAAATTGAAGCATACAGGGAAAGGGAAAATGAACTTGAATGGGAAGGTACGTTTGCCGAATATCTTGAAATTGTAAAACAACGTCCTGAAGTCGCGCAAACCGCACACTCACGCATTTATAATATGATAAAAGATGCCGGCATTACCGAAAAAGAAGGCAAGAAGCATTATCATTTTTTTGACAACCATTTGTTTGGCGTCGAGGAAGCGTTGGAACGGCTTGTCGAAGAATATTTTCATCCATCTGCCAAACGTTTAGACGTTCGGAAGAGAATTTTGCTTTTAATGGGACCAGTGAGCGGAGGAAAATCCACTTTAGTTACGCTTTTAAAGAGAGGGCTCGAGCACTATTCACGCACCGATAGTGGAGCCGTGTATGCCATCAAAGGCTGCCCGATGCAAGAAGACCCACTCCATCTTATTCCGCAGCATCTTCGTGAAGATTTTTATGATGAATACGACATTCGCATTGAAGGCAATTTATCTCCGCTTAATTTGATGCGTCTTGAGCAGGAATATGAAGGGAAAATTGAGGATGTCCGTGTTGAACGTGTGCTGCTCTCAGAGGACAAACGAAAAGGTGTAGGTACGTTTTCGCCATCCGATCCGAAATCACAAGACATTGCCGATTTGACTGGAAGTATTGATTTTTCCACAATTGCAGAGTATGGCTCGGAATCCGATCCACGTGCCTACCGATTTGACGGCGAATTGAACAAAGCCAACCGTGGATTGATGGAGTTTCAGGAGATGCTGAAGTGCGATGAAAAATTTCTTTGGCATTTGCTGTCATTGACGCAAGAAGGCAATTTTAAGGCGGGGCGATTTGCCTTAATTTCGGCTGACGAAATGATCGTGGCCCACACGAACGAAACAGAGTATAAAACGTTTATCGGCAATAAGAAAAATGAAGCGTTGCAGTCACGGATGATTGTCATGCCGATGCCGTATAACTTGAAGCTTGATGAAGAAGAAAAAATTTACGAGAAAATGATCCGTGAAAGTGATATGGCGCATGTGCATATTGCCCCTCATACATTAAAGGTTGCGGCAATGTTCACGACCTTGACGCGACTGAAGGAATCAACGAAGAGTGGCGCCGATTCGTTGAAAAAGATGAAGCTTTACAACGGTGAGGAAGTCGAAGGGTTTAATCAAATCGACTTAGAAGAGTTACAAAAGGAATTTCCAGATGAAGGCATGGATGGCATCGACCCACGGTATGTCATCAATCGAATCTCGTCCTGTATTATTCGGAAAGATGTACCTGTGCTTAACGCATTGGATGTTCTTCGCAGTATCAAGGATGGGCTTTACAATCATGCTTCGATTTCACAGGATGATCGTGAACGCTATTTGAATTTCATCTCAGTTGCCCGCAAGGAATACGATGATATTGCCAAAAAAGAAGTGCAAAAAGCGTTTGTGTACTCTTACGAAGAATCTGCGAAAACCTTAATGGACAATTATCTCGACAATGTCGAGGCATTTTGCAACAAAAACAAGCTACGCGACCTGTTAACAGGGGAAGAAATGAATCCAGATGAAAAACTGATGCGTTCCATCGAAGAACAAATCGGGATTTCCGAGAATGCCAAAAAATCCTTTCGAGAGGAAATTCTCATTCGAATTTCTGCCTATGCTCGAAAAGGGAAGAAATTTGATTACAATTCACATGAACGTTTGCGTGAAGCCATCCAGAAGAAGCTGTTTGCTGACTTAAAAGATGTTGTCAAAATCACCACCTCGACGAAAACACCAGATGAACAGCAGTTGAAGAAAATTAACAATGTCATTGACCGTTTAACCGAGGAGCATGGGTATAACTCAACGTCAGCAAACGATTTGCTTCGTTATGTAGGAAGCTTGCTCAACCGATAA
- a CDS encoding TrkH family potassium uptake protein → MLRRKIRQRQNSASFTTFQLIVLFYFAAVAVATLLLSMPWIRQPGVPYHFLDTMFTAVSAVSVTGLTVESAAETYNTYGYFTLAFIFQFGGIGIMTLGTFVWLILGKRIGLKERKLIMADQNQSNLSGLVQLMKQILFLILCIEIIGGFILSIHYLQYYPTWELASMHGFFSAISATTNAGFDISGSSLKPYANDYFVQFIHMILITLGAIGFPVLIEVKNFLSQRSEEPFRFSLFTKLTVVTFFSLTALGALLIFVLELGHSFAALNWHQSFFHALFSSVSTRSGGMYTMDINALSEPSLLVMSILMFIGASPSSVGGGIRTTSLAIILLALWFYARGKENIKVFRREIHFEDVTRSFVVVTTGIFLCVTSILIMSVVEPFSVIPILFEVCSAFGTAGLSLGITPELTPISKVLLMLLMFIGRIGIFSFLFLLRGDLRKDSYRYPKEKVIIG, encoded by the coding sequence ATGCTTAGACGGAAAATTCGGCAGCGCCAAAACTCTGCCTCGTTCACTACATTTCAGTTGATTGTTCTTTTCTATTTCGCTGCCGTTGCCGTCGCCACACTGCTTCTAAGCATGCCTTGGATTCGACAGCCAGGGGTGCCTTATCATTTCCTGGACACGATGTTTACCGCAGTAAGTGCTGTATCTGTGACGGGTCTCACTGTAGAATCCGCAGCAGAAACCTATAATACATACGGCTATTTTACATTAGCTTTTATTTTTCAGTTTGGCGGCATTGGCATTATGACTCTGGGAACCTTTGTGTGGTTAATCCTCGGGAAACGGATTGGCCTCAAGGAACGCAAACTGATTATGGCGGATCAAAACCAATCCAATTTGTCAGGGCTCGTACAGCTTATGAAGCAAATTCTTTTCCTCATTCTTTGCATTGAAATCATTGGTGGCTTTATCTTGTCTATTCATTATTTGCAGTATTACCCCACTTGGGAATTGGCCTCTATGCATGGCTTTTTCTCGGCAATTAGTGCAACAACAAATGCAGGTTTTGACATTTCAGGATCGTCCCTAAAGCCCTATGCAAACGACTATTTCGTCCAGTTCATTCATATGATTTTAATTACTCTCGGCGCCATTGGTTTTCCAGTGCTGATCGAGGTGAAAAACTTTCTCTCACAGCGTTCAGAAGAACCGTTCCGATTTTCCTTGTTCACAAAACTAACCGTTGTCACGTTTTTCAGCCTAACAGCGCTTGGCGCCCTTCTCATTTTTGTTTTAGAATTGGGCCACAGCTTCGCCGCATTAAATTGGCACCAATCGTTTTTTCATGCGTTGTTCAGTTCCGTTTCAACACGAAGCGGTGGCATGTACACGATGGACATCAACGCTTTATCTGAGCCCTCGTTGCTCGTCATGTCCATCCTAATGTTTATCGGGGCTTCCCCTAGCTCTGTAGGCGGCGGCATCCGAACGACATCACTGGCGATTATCTTACTTGCCCTGTGGTTTTATGCGCGTGGAAAGGAAAACATTAAAGTCTTCCGACGGGAAATTCATTTTGAAGACGTCACACGTTCGTTTGTTGTTGTCACTACTGGTATTTTTTTATGTGTCACTTCCATTCTCATCATGTCCGTCGTAGAGCCTTTCTCGGTGATTCCAATTCTGTTTGAAGTATGTTCTGCATTTGGTACAGCAGGATTGTCACTAGGCATTACACCAGAGCTGACTCCAATAAGTAAAGTTCTCCTGATGCTGCTCATGTTTATTGGACGAATCGGCATCTTCTCATTTCTCTTTTTGCTTCGAGGAGATCTAAGAAAAGACAGTTATCGCTACCCGAAAGAAAAAGTAATTATTGGGTAA